One genomic region from Leifsonia sp. Root1293 encodes:
- a CDS encoding alpha/beta fold hydrolase → MQHATSADGTPIAFNTTGDGPPVLIVGGAFSTAEAGEPLAAALASAGYQGVTVDRRARGDSGDTTPYAPEREAEDLAAVISAVGGEASVLGHSSGAVLALFAAGQGVPIRHLFLSEPPFHFGEGEPADDLPDRLQTLVIDGRPEDAVTLFQLEGIGLAEPMVEQIKASPMFATLVPLAQSTVYDAILTAAVSTPTDAMTSVSAPVTVLRGEPTFPMLVRAAGLLAEAIPDAELVVVPESRDHRPDPDGTAREIALRLGKR, encoded by the coding sequence ATGCAGCACGCAACGTCAGCGGATGGCACACCGATCGCATTCAACACGACCGGGGATGGGCCGCCCGTGCTCATCGTCGGTGGAGCCTTCTCGACGGCGGAGGCCGGTGAGCCACTGGCGGCGGCGCTCGCGTCGGCGGGCTATCAGGGAGTCACGGTCGATCGCCGGGCGCGCGGCGACAGCGGTGACACGACGCCGTACGCGCCCGAGCGAGAAGCCGAAGACCTCGCGGCCGTGATCAGCGCAGTCGGAGGCGAGGCCTCCGTTCTCGGGCACTCGTCCGGAGCGGTGCTCGCACTCTTCGCAGCCGGTCAGGGGGTTCCGATCAGGCACCTGTTCCTGTCGGAGCCGCCGTTCCACTTCGGCGAGGGCGAGCCGGCCGACGACCTGCCGGATCGACTGCAGACGCTGGTCATCGACGGCAGACCGGAGGATGCGGTCACGCTCTTCCAGCTCGAGGGCATCGGGTTGGCCGAGCCGATGGTCGAGCAGATCAAGGCGAGCCCGATGTTCGCAACACTCGTTCCGCTGGCCCAGTCCACGGTCTACGACGCCATCCTCACGGCTGCGGTCTCGACGCCGACCGACGCCATGACCTCGGTGAGTGCCCCGGTCACCGTCCTGCGCGGCGAGCCGACCTTCCCCATGCTGGTGCGCGCGGCCGGGCTGCTGGCCGAGGCGATTCCGGATGCCGAACTCGTCGTCGTGCCCGAATCACGAGACCACAGGCCCGACCCCGACGGCACCGCCCGGGAGATCGCGCTGCGACTCGGGAAGCGCTGA
- a CDS encoding DUF3072 domain-containing protein, protein MSDQIPSAQTSSEQLATDPDVADSSDLADTLGGRGDDDANPASKDPAEWVTGDEPMTAAQASYLDTLAREAGEELPTDLTKAQASVEIERLQQATGRGQ, encoded by the coding sequence ATGAGCGATCAGATCCCCAGCGCTCAGACCTCGAGCGAGCAGCTCGCGACAGACCCCGATGTCGCGGATTCCTCAGACCTCGCCGACACCCTGGGCGGCCGCGGCGATGACGACGCCAATCCGGCCAGCAAGGATCCGGCCGAGTGGGTGACCGGCGACGAGCCGATGACCGCCGCGCAGGCCAGCTACCTCGACACCCTGGCCCGCGAAGCCGGCGAGGAGCTGCCGACCGACCTCACGAAGGCGCAGGCATCCGTCGAGATCGAGAGACTGCAGCAGGCCACCGGCCGCGGTCAATAG
- a CDS encoding Hsp20/alpha crystallin family protein encodes MAMTWDPFRDLDRLAASMLDSRQGPRLMPIDLHRDGDHYVLSADLPGVDPESIDVDIDGQLLTVRAERTLGTGDDVQWLAHERPAGSFLRQLTIGDGIDSSNISAHYDNGVLSVIIPVSERAKPRKVSVQSNMAASGHEVTASSNAS; translated from the coding sequence ATGGCTATGACCTGGGACCCGTTCCGTGACCTTGACCGCCTCGCAGCGAGCATGCTCGACTCCCGTCAGGGACCCCGGCTGATGCCGATCGACCTGCACCGCGACGGCGACCACTACGTTCTCTCCGCCGACCTGCCCGGCGTCGATCCGGAGTCGATCGACGTCGACATCGACGGCCAGCTGCTCACGGTGCGCGCCGAGCGCACTCTGGGCACCGGGGACGACGTGCAGTGGCTCGCCCACGAGCGCCCCGCTGGTTCGTTCCTCCGCCAGCTCACCATCGGTGATGGCATCGACTCGTCGAACATCAGCGCCCACTACGACAACGGCGTGCTGAGCGTCATCATCCCGGTGTCCGAGCGGGCGAAGCCGCGCAAGGTCTCGGTGCAGTCCAACATGGCTGCATCAGGACACGAGGTGACGGCGTCGAGCAACGCGAGCTGA
- a CDS encoding LacI family DNA-binding transcriptional regulator, giving the protein MTSTPHRSRATMSDVAAASGVSLKTVSRVVNGVGYVSAETLETVQAAIEQLGFRRNEFARQLRQGTTATIGLVLEDVADPFYSVLTRAVEDVALAQDYLLLSASSAEDAARSRRIIESFSSRGADGLIIAPARGTDPAFLQAELDAGCSMVFVDRPVPGIRADTVLAENRGGAARGAAHLLAHGHRRIAFFGDAASVYTATERLAGYRDALAAADVEVDDELIVMAVPHADANAVVIDAVLDLDDPPTAIFAGNNRWSVLLLRHLRARGIRPLPAFLGFDDFELSDVLDPGITVIAQDPAAMGQLAAELLLRRVSGDDRPTQHIQLETRLIERGSGEIPGPFSAR; this is encoded by the coding sequence ATGACGTCGACACCCCATCGCTCCCGAGCGACCATGAGCGACGTCGCCGCCGCGTCGGGCGTGAGCCTGAAAACGGTGTCGCGGGTGGTGAACGGCGTCGGCTACGTGAGCGCCGAAACTCTCGAGACCGTGCAGGCGGCGATCGAACAGCTCGGCTTCCGTCGCAATGAGTTCGCGCGACAGTTGCGGCAGGGCACCACAGCCACCATCGGGCTCGTGCTCGAAGACGTGGCTGACCCGTTCTACTCGGTGCTCACGCGCGCCGTCGAAGACGTGGCGCTGGCCCAGGACTACCTGCTGCTGTCGGCGTCATCAGCCGAGGATGCAGCGCGCTCTCGACGCATCATCGAGTCCTTCTCGTCACGTGGCGCCGACGGACTCATCATCGCACCCGCCCGCGGCACCGATCCGGCGTTCCTGCAGGCCGAGCTCGATGCCGGCTGCTCGATGGTCTTCGTCGACAGGCCGGTTCCCGGCATCCGTGCCGACACCGTGCTCGCTGAGAATCGTGGAGGCGCCGCCCGAGGCGCTGCCCATCTCCTCGCCCACGGTCATCGCCGCATCGCATTCTTCGGGGATGCTGCCTCGGTCTACACCGCCACGGAACGCCTCGCCGGCTACCGCGACGCCTTGGCGGCCGCCGACGTCGAGGTCGACGACGAGCTCATCGTGATGGCGGTTCCGCACGCAGACGCGAACGCCGTGGTGATCGACGCGGTGCTCGACCTGGACGACCCGCCCACGGCGATCTTCGCGGGCAACAACCGGTGGAGCGTGCTGCTGCTTCGCCACCTGAGGGCTCGCGGCATCCGTCCCCTTCCGGCATTCCTCGGCTTCGACGATTTCGAGCTCAGCGATGTGCTCGACCCCGGCATCACCGTGATCGCGCAGGACCCGGCCGCCATGGGCCAGCTCGCCGCAGAACTGTTGCTGCGCAGGGTCTCGGGCGACGACCGCCCGACCCAGCACATCCAGCTCGAGACCCGCCTGATCGAGCGAGGCTCCGGGGAGATTCCGGGCCCGTTCAGCGCTCGCTGA